The following are encoded together in the Bradyrhizobium sp. CCGUVB1N3 genome:
- the groES gene encoding co-chaperone GroES, which produces MKFRPLHDRVVVKRIDAEEKTAGGIIIPDTAKEKPSQGEVIAVGPGGRDESGKLIPIDVQVGDRVLFGKWSGTEVKIDGQDLLIMKESDIMGVLEAPASKKKAA; this is translated from the coding sequence ATGAAATTCCGTCCGCTTCACGACCGCGTCGTGGTCAAGCGCATCGACGCAGAAGAGAAGACCGCTGGCGGCATCATCATTCCCGATACGGCCAAGGAAAAGCCCTCGCAGGGCGAAGTGATCGCCGTCGGCCCCGGCGGCCGGGACGAGAGCGGCAAGCTGATCCCGATCGACGTCCAGGTCGGCGACCGCGTGCTGTTCGGCAAGTGGTCGGGCACCGAGGTCAAGATCGACGGTCAGGACCTGTTGATCATGAAGGAAAGCGACATCATGGGCGTGCTCGAAGCTCCCGCTTCGAAGAAGAAGGCCGCCTAG
- a CDS encoding usg protein gives MGLRVGGVSDDFRKQLLGYGLTTAQILYRMPDHPSLLQTYIWQNYDLFPKFPALTDFLAFWEEKLDGPLYSVTVAHSKLIKPAELRAVDGVFRLH, from the coding sequence ATGGGCTTGCGGGTTGGGGGTGTTTCCGACGACTTCCGGAAACAGTTGCTGGGTTACGGGCTGACGACGGCGCAGATCCTTTATCGGATGCCGGATCATCCCTCGCTGCTCCAGACCTACATCTGGCAGAACTACGATCTGTTTCCGAAATTCCCGGCGCTGACGGATTTCCTCGCCTTCTGGGAGGAGAAGCTCGACGGTCCCCTCTATTCGGTGACGGTGGCGCACTCCAAGCTGATCAAGCCCGCCGAGCTGCGCGCCGTCGATGGCGTGTTCAGGCTGCATTGA
- a CDS encoding IS3 family transposase (programmed frameshift), with amino-acid sequence MTSKTTNKFSPEVRARAVRMVLDHASEHPSRWAAVTSIAAKIGCTPQTLHDWVKRDEVDSGHRAGVPTDMAEKLKALERENRELRQANEILRKASAYFCDGGARPPVQAMIAFIDDHRGAHGVEPICKVLPIAPSTYHAHVARRRDPARLSARARQDATLKIEVRRVFDENFRVYGVRKVWRQLEREGFDVARCTVARLMRDMGLQGVIRGKPVKTTISDKAAPCPLDHVNRQFRAPRPNVLWLSDFTYVATWTGFVYVAFVIDAYARRIVGWRVSRTAHAGFVLDALEQALHDRRPVHRGGLVHHSDRGSQYVSIKYTERLAEAGIEPSVGSVGDSYDNALAETINGLYKAEVIHRRGPWRSFESVEFATLEWVDWFNNRRLLEPIGNIPPAEAEQRYYAMLEQPAMAA; translated from the exons ATGACAAGCAAGACGACGAACAAGTTTTCACCCGAGGTCCGGGCTCGTGCGGTTCGGATGGTTCTGGATCATGCGAGCGAGCACCCGTCGCGGTGGGCGGCCGTGACCTCGATTGCGGCCAAGATCGGCTGCACACCGCAGACGCTGCACGACTGGGTCAAGAGGGACGAAGTCGATAGCGGACACCGGGCCGGCGTTCCGACCGACATGGCCGAGAAGCTGAAGGCGCTGGAGCGGGAGAACCGTGAGCTTCGGCAGGCGAATGAGATCCTGCGCAAGGCGAGCGCGTATT TTTGCGATGGCGGAGCTCGACCGCCGGTCCAAGCCATGATCGCCTTCATCGACGATCATCGTGGGGCGCATGGGGTCGAGCCGATCTGCAAGGTCTTGCCGATCGCCCCTTCGACCTACCACGCCCATGTGGCCAGGCGGCGCGATCCTGCCAGGCTGTCGGCGCGCGCCAGGCAGGACGCTACCCTGAAGATCGAGGTTCGGCGGGTGTTCGATGAGAACTTCCGGGTCTATGGCGTGCGCAAGGTCTGGCGGCAGCTCGAGCGGGAAGGCTTCGATGTTGCCCGCTGCACGGTGGCGCGACTGATGCGGGACATGGGTTTGCAAGGAGTCATCCGCGGCAAACCCGTCAAGACCACGATCAGCGACAAGGCCGCGCCATGCCCGCTGGATCACGTCAACCGCCAGTTCAGGGCGCCAAGGCCGAACGTTCTTTGGCTCTCCGACTTCACCTATGTCGCGACCTGGACCGGCTTCGTCTACGTCGCCTTCGTCATCGATGCCTACGCCCGCAGGATCGTGGGGTGGCGGGTCTCGCGCACGGCGCATGCGGGCTTCGTGCTCGATGCGCTGGAACAGGCCCTGCACGATCGCCGGCCGGTCCATCGCGGCGGGCTCGTGCACCACAGCGACAGGGGCAGCCAATACGTCTCGATCAAATACACCGAGCGTCTGGCTGAAGCTGGTATCGAACCTTCTGTCGGCAGCGTCGGGGACTCCTATGACAACGCTCTCGCCGAAACCATCAACGGCCTCTACAAGGCCGAGGTGATCCATCGGCGCGGGCCATGGCGCAGCTTCGAGTCCGTCGAGTTCGCGACGCTGGAATGGGTGGACTGGTTCAACAACCGAAGGCTCCTCGAGCCCATCGGCAACATCCCGCCGGCCGAAGCCGAGCAACGCTACTACGCCATGCTGGAACAACCCGCCATGGCGGCATAA
- a CDS encoding MFS transporter, with protein MSANPPVSAGDLLKHKPFLFFLLSRSLSRFSSQIAAVAIGWQIYDLTGSAFALGMVGLVQFLPTALLVFVAGHAADRFERKRVVQLCQLAEAATALYLAASTYLGAIGEVQIFIATFALGIAGAFESPTTAALLPLIAPQGSLQRATAIASGAAQVATITGPALGGFAYAVAPHFAYAVMVLFWILGMILTGFIQPGPQATPKDAADDDIFAGVRFIRSNPAILGTISLDLFAVLFGGVTALLPIYARDILQAGPLGLGVLRAAPAVGALMMTMVLARHAISRHVGIRMFQAVIVFGIATVVFALSPWMWLSVLALAVLGAADTISVVIRFSLVQLATPDEMRGRVGAVNFLFINASNQLGQFESGLTAALFGAMPAAVLGGIGTIAAALLWMKLFPSLRKVERLE; from the coding sequence ATGTCCGCGAACCCGCCGGTCAGTGCCGGCGACCTCCTCAAGCACAAGCCGTTCCTCTTCTTCCTGCTCTCGCGCAGCCTGTCGCGCTTTTCCAGCCAGATCGCGGCGGTCGCGATCGGCTGGCAGATCTACGATCTCACGGGTTCAGCCTTCGCGCTCGGCATGGTCGGGCTCGTGCAGTTCCTCCCCACAGCGCTTCTGGTGTTCGTCGCTGGCCATGCCGCTGACCGTTTTGAGCGCAAGCGCGTCGTCCAGCTCTGCCAGCTCGCGGAAGCCGCGACCGCGCTCTATCTCGCCGCGAGCACCTATCTCGGCGCCATCGGCGAGGTGCAGATCTTCATCGCCACCTTCGCGCTCGGCATCGCCGGCGCATTCGAAAGCCCGACCACCGCGGCGCTGCTGCCGTTGATCGCGCCGCAGGGCTCGCTCCAGCGGGCGACTGCGATTGCCAGCGGCGCGGCGCAGGTCGCGACCATCACCGGGCCGGCGCTCGGCGGCTTCGCCTATGCGGTCGCGCCGCACTTCGCCTATGCCGTGATGGTTCTTTTCTGGATTCTCGGCATGATCCTGACCGGTTTCATCCAGCCGGGCCCGCAGGCTACGCCCAAGGATGCGGCGGATGACGACATCTTTGCCGGCGTGCGCTTTATCCGCTCCAATCCGGCGATCCTCGGCACCATCTCGCTCGATCTGTTCGCGGTGCTGTTTGGCGGCGTCACCGCGCTGTTGCCGATCTATGCCCGCGATATCCTCCAGGCTGGCCCTCTTGGTCTCGGCGTCCTGCGCGCCGCGCCCGCGGTCGGCGCGTTGATGATGACCATGGTGCTGGCCCGTCACGCCATTTCGCGGCATGTTGGCATCAGGATGTTTCAGGCGGTGATCGTGTTCGGCATCGCCACCGTGGTGTTCGCGCTGTCGCCGTGGATGTGGCTGTCGGTGCTGGCGCTCGCGGTGCTGGGCGCCGCCGACACCATCAGCGTCGTGATCCGTTTCTCGCTGGTGCAGCTAGCTACGCCCGACGAGATGCGTGGCCGCGTCGGCGCGGTCAACTTCCTCTTCATCAACGCCTCGAACCAGCTCGGCCAGTTCGAGAGCGGGCTCACCGCCGCACTGTTCGGCGCGATGCCGGCCGCCGTGCTCGGTGGCATCGGCACCATCGCGGCAGCGTTGCTATGGATGAAGCTGTTTCCGAGCCTGCGGAAGGTGGAGCGGCTGGAGTAA
- the groL gene encoding chaperonin GroEL (60 kDa chaperone family; promotes refolding of misfolded polypeptides especially under stressful conditions; forms two stacked rings of heptamers to form a barrel-shaped 14mer; ends can be capped by GroES; misfolded proteins enter the barrel where they are refolded when GroES binds), translating into MSAKEVKFGVDARDRMLRGVEILANAVKVTLGPKGRNVVLDKSFGAPRITKDGVTVAKEIELDDKFENMGAQMVREVASKSADAAGDGTTTATVLAAAIVREGAKAVAAGMNPMDLKRGIDLAVDAVVADLQKNSKKVTSNEEIAQVGTISANGDQEIGKFLSDAMKKVGNEGVITVEEAKSLETELDVVEGMQFDRGYISPYFVTNADKMRVEMDDAYILINEKKLSSLNELLPLLEAVVQTGKPLIIVAEDVEGEALATLVVNRLRGGLKVAAVKAPGFGDRRKAMLQDIAILTGGQAISEDLGIKLENVTLNMLGRAKKVMIDKENTTIVNGAGKKADIEARVAQIKAQIEETTSDYDREKLQERLAKLAGGVAVIRVGGATEVEVKERKDRVDDAMHATRAAVEEGIVPGGGVALLRASEQLKGLRTKNDDQKTGVEIVRKALSAPARQIAINAGEDGSVIVGKILEKDQYSYGFDSQTGEYGNLVTKGIIDPTKVVRTAIQNASSVAALLITTEAMVAELPKKAAAGPAMPPGGGMGGMDF; encoded by the coding sequence ATGTCAGCCAAAGAAGTGAAATTCGGCGTCGACGCCCGCGACCGCATGCTGCGCGGTGTCGAGATCCTCGCCAACGCCGTGAAGGTCACGCTCGGTCCGAAGGGCCGCAACGTCGTCCTCGACAAGTCGTTCGGCGCTCCCCGCATCACCAAGGACGGCGTCACCGTCGCCAAGGAGATCGAGCTCGACGACAAGTTCGAGAACATGGGCGCCCAGATGGTGCGCGAAGTCGCCTCCAAGTCCGCTGACGCGGCCGGCGACGGCACCACCACCGCGACCGTGCTCGCGGCTGCGATCGTCCGTGAAGGCGCCAAGGCGGTTGCCGCCGGCATGAACCCGATGGACCTCAAGCGCGGTATCGACCTCGCCGTCGACGCCGTCGTCGCGGACCTCCAGAAGAACTCCAAGAAGGTCACCTCGAACGAGGAGATCGCCCAGGTCGGCACCATCTCGGCCAACGGCGACCAGGAGATCGGCAAGTTCCTCTCCGACGCCATGAAGAAGGTCGGCAACGAGGGTGTCATCACCGTCGAGGAAGCCAAGTCGCTCGAGACCGAGCTCGACGTCGTCGAAGGCATGCAGTTCGACCGCGGCTACATCTCGCCCTACTTCGTCACCAACGCCGACAAGATGCGCGTTGAAATGGACGACGCCTACATCCTCATCAACGAGAAGAAGCTCTCCTCGCTGAACGAGCTGCTGCCGCTGCTCGAGGCCGTGGTGCAGACCGGCAAGCCGCTGATCATCGTCGCCGAGGACGTCGAAGGCGAAGCGCTCGCGACCCTGGTCGTGAACCGCCTGCGTGGCGGCCTGAAGGTCGCGGCCGTCAAGGCTCCGGGCTTCGGCGATCGCCGCAAGGCCATGCTGCAGGACATCGCGATCCTGACCGGCGGCCAGGCGATCTCGGAAGATCTCGGCATCAAGCTCGAGAACGTCACGCTCAACATGCTCGGTCGCGCCAAGAAGGTGATGATCGACAAGGAGAACACCACGATCGTCAACGGCGCCGGCAAGAAGGCCGACATCGAGGCGCGCGTGGCCCAGATCAAGGCGCAGATCGAGGAGACCACCTCGGACTACGACCGTGAGAAGCTCCAGGAGCGTCTCGCCAAGCTCGCTGGCGGCGTCGCGGTGATCCGCGTCGGCGGCGCGACCGAGGTCGAGGTCAAGGAGCGCAAGGATCGCGTTGATGATGCGATGCATGCGACCCGCGCCGCGGTCGAGGAAGGCATTGTCCCGGGCGGCGGCGTCGCCCTGCTCCGTGCTTCCGAGCAGCTCAAGGGCCTGCGCACCAAGAACGACGACCAGAAGACCGGCGTCGAGATCGTGCGCAAGGCGCTGTCCGCTCCGGCCCGCCAGATCGCGATCAACGCCGGTGAAGACGGTTCGGTGATCGTCGGCAAGATCCTCGAGAAGGATCAGTACTCCTACGGCTTCGACTCGCAGACCGGCGAGTACGGCAACCTCGTCACCAAGGGCATCATCGACCCGACCAAGGTCGTGCGCACCGCGATCCAGAACGCCTCCTCCGTGGCGGCGCTGCTGATCACCACTGAGGCCATGGTCGCCGAGCTGCCGAAGAAGGCAGCCGCCGGCCCCGCCATGCCCCCGGGCGGCGGCATGGGCGGCATGGATTTCTGA
- a CDS encoding cupin domain-containing protein — MAKRKVTSRSAAQSAVKKKWHGNKVAKRSSARKAVKAKARATSAKTRTRPKQRIAVSHHREEDFKADGLRAYAQYRDLGIAAATHGLAQAHVIRLLPPCNPAEVSKLHYHAVEFQMVYVLKGWVKTYMDGQGETLMKAGSAWTQPPKIKHMILDYSDDVELLEIILPAEFKTVEITA; from the coding sequence ATGGCCAAGCGGAAGGTGACCTCGCGCAGCGCGGCGCAATCAGCGGTGAAGAAGAAGTGGCACGGCAACAAGGTCGCTAAGCGATCTTCGGCCCGCAAGGCAGTGAAGGCCAAAGCTCGCGCGACATCTGCGAAAACGCGCACCCGGCCCAAGCAGCGCATCGCCGTCAGCCATCACCGCGAAGAGGATTTCAAAGCCGACGGCCTGCGCGCCTACGCGCAGTATCGCGATCTCGGTATCGCAGCGGCAACGCATGGTCTCGCGCAGGCCCATGTCATCCGCCTGCTGCCGCCGTGCAATCCGGCCGAGGTTTCGAAGCTGCACTATCACGCCGTCGAATTCCAGATGGTCTACGTGCTCAAGGGCTGGGTGAAGACCTACATGGACGGCCAGGGCGAGACGCTGATGAAAGCGGGGAGTGCCTGGACCCAGCCGCCGAAGATCAAGCACATGATCCTGGATTATTCGGACGACGTGGAATTGCTGGAGATCATCCTGCCGGCGGAGTTCAAGACGGTGGAGATCACGGCGTAA
- a CDS encoding NupC/NupG family nucleoside CNT transporter has translation MLRLQSALGIFALLLIAFALAENRRAVSLRQAGIGLVVTFLTAIVLLKLPFVAHAFGAINDAVGAISAAARAGTSFVFGYVGGGPLPFDLKAPGADFILAFQALPIVLVMSVLTTLLFYWRVLPPIVRGMAWLLERTLGVGGAVGLSTAANIFLGMVEAPLFVRPYLAQMTRSELFLVMTGGMAGIAGTVLVLYATLLAPLIPDAAAHFVIASVLGAPAAILISLIMVPETVDRLTGGSLEDPDMHASGTMDAIVKGTSAGLELLLNIVAMLIVLVALVYLVNAVLGLLPSIGGAAISLQRLLGLVMAPVCWLMGLPWDQAVTAGSLMGTKTVLNELIAYVDLSKLAPDALDTRSRLIMLYAMCGFANFASLGIMIGGLGVMAPERREEINALGLKSIVSGTLTTCLMGAIVGVLT, from the coding sequence ATGCTGCGACTGCAATCGGCACTCGGCATTTTCGCATTGCTGTTGATCGCGTTCGCGCTGGCGGAGAACCGTCGCGCGGTTTCGCTGCGCCAGGCGGGAATCGGCCTCGTCGTCACCTTCCTCACCGCGATCGTCCTGCTCAAGCTGCCGTTCGTCGCGCATGCCTTCGGCGCCATCAACGACGCGGTCGGCGCGATCTCGGCGGCCGCGCGCGCCGGCACGTCGTTCGTGTTCGGCTATGTCGGCGGCGGCCCCCTGCCCTTCGACCTCAAGGCACCCGGCGCCGATTTCATCCTCGCCTTCCAGGCGCTGCCGATCGTGCTGGTGATGAGCGTGCTGACGACGCTGCTGTTCTATTGGCGCGTGCTGCCGCCGATCGTGCGCGGCATGGCGTGGCTGCTCGAGCGCACGCTGGGGGTCGGCGGCGCGGTCGGGCTGTCGACTGCAGCGAACATCTTCCTAGGCATGGTGGAAGCGCCGCTGTTCGTGCGCCCTTATCTGGCGCAGATGACGCGCAGCGAATTGTTCCTGGTGATGACCGGCGGCATGGCCGGCATCGCCGGCACGGTGCTGGTGCTCTATGCGACGCTGCTTGCGCCGCTGATCCCGGACGCGGCCGCGCATTTCGTCATTGCCTCGGTGCTCGGCGCGCCGGCCGCGATCCTGATCAGCCTGATCATGGTGCCGGAGACGGTCGACCGGCTCACCGGCGGCTCGCTCGAAGACCCCGACATGCACGCCTCCGGCACGATGGATGCGATCGTCAAGGGCACCTCAGCAGGGCTCGAGCTGCTGCTCAACATCGTCGCCATGCTGATCGTGCTGGTGGCGCTGGTCTATCTCGTCAATGCCGTCCTCGGCCTGCTGCCGAGCATCGGCGGCGCAGCGATCTCTCTGCAACGACTGCTGGGCCTCGTGATGGCGCCGGTGTGCTGGCTGATGGGGCTGCCCTGGGATCAGGCTGTCACGGCCGGCAGCCTGATGGGCACCAAGACGGTGCTCAACGAGCTGATCGCCTATGTCGATCTGTCGAAACTCGCACCCGACGCACTCGATACGCGCTCGCGGCTGATCATGCTCTACGCGATGTGCGGTTTCGCCAACTTCGCGAGCCTCGGCATCATGATCGGCGGCCTCGGCGTCATGGCCCCGGAGCGACGCGAGGAAATCAACGCGCTGGGGTTGAAGTCGATCGTATCGGGGACGCTGACGACGTGCCTGATGGGCGCGATCGTGGGGGTGTTGACGTAG